In a single window of the Nicotiana tomentosiformis chromosome 8, ASM39032v3, whole genome shotgun sequence genome:
- the LOC138897700 gene encoding uncharacterized protein has product MKGVLRFGKKGKLSPRYSGPFKILKKIGEVAYKLALPPSLSGVHPVFHVSMLRKYVGDPSHIYDFSAVQLDGNLTYDVEPVTILDRKVRKLTSKSIASEKVQWRGQPAGEATWEIEPEMRSKYPHLFETPSIVLNSFEDEHLFNRGKM; this is encoded by the coding sequence atgaagggtgtgttgaggttcgggaagaagggcaagttgagccctcggtatagtGGGCCTTTtaagatacttaagaaaattggagaggtggcttataaacttgctttgccacctagtctatcaggtgttcatccagtgtttcatgtatccatgctccgaaagtatgtcggggatccgtctcatatttatGATTTCAGTGCAGTACaattggacggtaatttgacttatgacgtGGAACCAGTGACTATTTTAGACCGGAAGGTTAGAAAGCTGACgtcaaagagcatagcatcagagaaggtgcagtggagaggccagccagccggagaagctacttgggagattgagccggagatgcggagcaaatatccacacttatttgagacccCAAGTATTGTTctaaactcattcgaggacgaacatttgtttaacagggggaaaatgtaa